In Clarias gariepinus isolate MV-2021 ecotype Netherlands chromosome 1, CGAR_prim_01v2, whole genome shotgun sequence, one DNA window encodes the following:
- the LOC128510580 gene encoding protein turtle-like → MILKGEVPYALVRVLDLFSQALLSLNFMLPHLIRQLIHLLGKSTFQRLQSNLQLIKAGRQHHGDKTLVVFNVDGRRRRQLIIGEWWFYPIVIVQILVVHPRTFTLCVKIKAAKGVNELLDVLPACHERTCSEVMSYRPFLSSCIGLVKPKPTVRVNPQSSIYTGDTVTLTCELQESSRWEFLWYKNNQQLQSLSTERTSNNTLHATVNNAGETKYCCVARRYNTWTRTYYDTEYSNQVQITARDGDVILESPVHPVTEGHPLTLRCLYQNRNSSNLPADFYKDESFLQTQTTGEMIIHKVSKSDEGFYHCKHPERGESPKCWVSVRCVEAPFSVLMLISHVVTASPYLLVTIILLVKCYRARAHSDKEKSGNAVIEE, encoded by the exons ATGATACTGAAAGGCGAAGTCCCTTATGCTCTCGTCAGGGTGCTGGATTTGTTCTCTCAGGCGCTTCTCAGCCTCAACTTCATG CTCCCCCACCTGATCAGACAGCTCATCCATTTACTGGGAAAGTCTACTTTCCAGCGGCTGCAGAGCAATCTCCAGTTGATCAAGGCAGGTCGCCAGCACCATGGAGATAAGACTTTGGTCGTCTTCAATGTCGacgggaggaggaggaggcagcTGATCATTGGGGAGTGGTGGTTCTACCCCATCGTCATCGTGCAGATCCTCGTCGTCCACCCCAGAACCTTCACCCTCTGTGTCAAGATAAAGGCGGCCAAGGGTGTTAATGAGCTATTGGATGTGCTCCCGGCGTGTCACGAAAGGACCTGCAGTGAGGTCATGAGCTACCGACCCTTCCTCAGCTCGTGTATCGGACTCG TAAAACCCAAACCGACTGTGAGAGTGAATCCTCAGAGCTCCATCTACACTGGAGACACCGTCACTCTGACCTGTGAGCTGCAGGAGTCCTCTCGATGGGAGTTTCTCTGGTACAAAAATAATCAGCAGTTACAGAGCTTAAGCACTGAACGTACATCCAACAACACACTCCATGCAACAGTGAATAATGCAGGAGAGACAAAGTATTGCTGTGTAGCACGCAGGTATAACACCTGGACACGCACATACTATGACACAGAGTACAGCAATCAAGTCCAAATTACAGCAAGAG ATGGTGATGTGATCCTGGAGAGTCCTGTCCATCCTGTGACTGAGGGACATCCTCTGACACTACGTTGTTTATACCAGAACAGAAATTCCTCAAACCTCCCAGCAGATTTCTATAAAGATGAATCATTTCTCCAGACACAGACTACAGGAGAGATGATCATCCATAAGGTCTCAAAGTCAGATGAAGGTTTCTACCACTGTAAACacccagagagaggagagtcgCCGAAATGCTGGGTCTCAGTTAGAT GTGTGGAAGCTCCATTCTCAGTGCTCATGCTGATCAGTCATGTAGTTACGGCCTCTCCTTATCTGCTGGTCACCATCATTCTGCTGGTGAAATGTTACAGAGCTCGAG ctcacAGCGATAAAGAGAAAAGTGGGAATGCAGTGATAGAGGAGTGA